TCCTTTCCCGGAGCGTTCTTGTGAGACTGCCTTGTTTGGCGGACTATCACACACGACGTACTCATCCCCCCGGCTGCAAAAACGAACTGCAAACCGAATCCATTGCGACTTCCGGACCGCGCTCGGGCACTAAAATCCGTCGATCGGGAAAGAATCACGGCATAGCAGAGCATGTTGGCTGTATCTTTGTGCCGATGACGACGTCATGCAGGCTCCCCCTCCTTCGCGACCACCACAATCACCCGTCCACTTACGCCGCGATGAACGGGTGTCTCGACATTCGCCATATCACCGACAAACGGCGGGCGATCGAGTTGATCCGCGAGCGGGAGGACCCGCTGGTATTCGTCCTGGGCTGGAACAACAGCCTCTACAGGTTCGACGCCGCCGAGCTCGAGCGCATGCCGCCGGTCTTCATCTGCAACCACGCCCTGCATGAGTTCCTGATCAACAAAGGTGCCGAGCAGCTCCTTGGCGACCGGTATTTGGAGGTGATTGCCAATGTAGGAGACGGCGGATGGGTCCAGCGCAACATCGCGAAAATCCTCGGGCTCATCGTCACGGTCCGCGGCTGCGACAGCCAAGCTCTGTCGGAGTTTTACCGGGGAATTCTCGAGCTGGGCGTGTGGTCAGCCGAAGACATGCTCCTGCCAAGCGGCGATACAGCCAATACGTTCGCAAACAGCGGTTTGTGGCACCGGACGCGCCTGTGGGCGGATCCCGACGTCTATCTTTCGATGAGCGATTCCTCACGAGACCTCGTCCACGGCATCAAGCTCTTCGCCGACGGTGCTCTCGCTGCCCAGACGGCCGCCTTGACCGTGCCCTACCTGTCCGGCAAGCGGGAGTTTCTGTTTCGCACCGACGACCAGCTGATGGAGCTCCTGGAGCGGATCGGCGATTTCGGCAAACCGGTCGCCATCCACGCCGTCGGCGACTGCGCCAGCCAACAGGTCATCCGCGTCGCGGGGAGAGCTCGACGACAGCTTTCCT
This region of Acidobacteriota bacterium genomic DNA includes:
- a CDS encoding amidohydrolase family protein; the protein is MTTSCRLPLLRDHHNHPSTYAAMNGCLDIRHITDKRRAIELIREREDPLVFVLGWNNSLYRFDAAELERMPPVFICNHALHEFLINKGAEQLLGDRYLEVIANVGDGGWVQRNIAKILGLIVTVRGCDSQALSEFYRGILELGVWSAEDMLLPSGDTANTFANSGLWHRTRLWADPDVYLSMSDSSRDLVHGIKLFADGALAAQTAALTVPYLSGKREFLFRTDDQLMELLERIGDFGKPVAIHAVGDCASQQVIRVAGRARRQLSSCPAIRMEHCPFLDRVQALEAKDLGITLSMQPNFSSESVDYRDRLSEDLCAVNQPFRMLIDRAGFVPGEDLLFGSDEMPQGVEFALQMSLFPPYPGQRLTLEEFQAGYCLEDETFGHIEVEIDEDRRSVQAEVVIARPSNDQM